The Tursiops truncatus isolate mTurTru1 chromosome Y, mTurTru1.mat.Y, whole genome shotgun sequence genome contains a region encoding:
- the LOC117310564 gene encoding LOW QUALITY PROTEIN: high mobility group protein B1-like (The sequence of the model RefSeq protein was modified relative to this genomic sequence to represent the inferred CDS: deleted 1 base in 1 codon; substituted 1 base at 1 genomic stop codon), whose product MGKGDPKKPRGEMSSYALFVQTCRQKHKRKHPDASVSFSEFSKKCSERWKTTSAKEKGKFEDMAKADKARYERERKTYIPPKGETKKKFKDPNAPKRPPSAFFLFCSEYRPKIKGEHPGLSMGDVAKKLGEMWTNTAADDKQPXEAAAKLKEKYEKEIAANGAKGKPDAAKEGVVKAEKSKKKKEEEEDDDDDE is encoded by the exons ATGGGCAAAGGAGATCCTAAGAAGCCGAGAGGCGAAATGTCATCATACGCATTGTTTGTGCAAACTTGCCGGCAGAAGCACAAGAGGAAGCACCCAGATGCTTCCGTCAGCTTCTCAGAGTTTTCTAAGAAGTGCTCAGAGAGGTGGAAGACCACGTCtgctaaagagaaaggaaagtttgAAGACATGGCAAAAGCGGACAAGGCCCgttatgaaagagaaaggaaaacttatATCCCTCCTAaaggggaaacaaaaaagaagttcaAGGATCCCAATGCACCCAAGAGGCCTCCTTCggcctttttcttgttttgttctgagTATCGTCCAAAAATCAAAGGAGAGCATCCTGGCCTATCCATGGGCGATGTTGCAAAGAAACTGGGAGAGATGTGGACAAACACTGCTGCAGATGACAAGCAGCCTTAGGAGGCGGCTGCTAAGCTGAAGGAAAAGTACGAAAAGGAGATTGCCGCAAACGGAGCTAAAGGGAAGCCTGATGCAGCAAAA GAGGGAGTCGTCAAGgctgaaaaaagcaagaaaaagaaggaagaggaggaagatgacgatgatgatgaatAA